A window from Bufo bufo chromosome 1, aBufBuf1.1, whole genome shotgun sequence encodes these proteins:
- the LOC120990041 gene encoding olfactory receptor 11L1-like has translation MDQKNVTTIHLLGFPGLHGVKPLLFLLFLITYFGTISGNMLVITLVSYSKNLHCPMYFFLTQLTMSDIIVTSDIVPTMLYIILKDGITMSLSQCIIQLYFFGSCEGFECLLLTVMSYDRYLAICNPLHYGSIMNPRLCRKSIVICWLSSFLVTLIQALNISQLPFLESNVIDHFFCDLDPILQLSTSDILVIETLEMYLCIPVVLIPFLIIIISYVYIVRTILNIRSITGRQKAFTTCTSHLIVVSIFFGTLSCMYFIPIKKKSVVESKTISLFYTVVTPLLNPTIYCLRNNDIREALRKKTFLLNWLCF, from the coding sequence atggatcagaagaatgtaaCTACAATACATTTACTTGGATTTCCAGGTCTTCATGGTGTAAAACCATTgctttttcttcttttcctcATCACTTACTTTGGAACAATCAGTGGAAACATGTTGGTCATCACTCTAGTGTCCTACAGCAAGAACCTCCACTGTCCCATGTACTTCTTCCTGACACAGCTCACCATGTCTGACATCATAGTGACCTCAGATATTGTCCCAACCATGCTGTATATTATACTGAAAGATGGGATCACTATGTCCCTTTCACAGTGCATCATACAATTGTACTTCTTTGGTTCTTGCGAGGGTTTTGAATGTCTTCTGCTGACAGTGATGTCCTACGACAGATATCTGGCCATATGTAACCCTCTGCACTATGGTTCCATTATGAATCCTAGGCTTTGCCGGAAGTCAATTGTTATATGCTGGTTGTCCAGTTTCTTGGTGACATTAATTCAAGCACTAAATATCTCCCAGCTTCCTTTTTTGGAGTCCAATGTTATTGATCACTTCTTCTGCGATCTTGACCCCATATTACAACTTTCCACTTCAGATATTTTGGTTATTGAAACCCTGGAAATGTATCTTTGTATCCCAGTTGTTCTGATCCCATTCCTAATAATCATTATCTCTTATGTCTATATTGTCCGTACGATCCTCAACATCCGCTCGATCACCGGGCGACAGAAAGCCTTCACCACCTGCACCTCCCACTTGATTGTGGTTTCTATATTTTTTGGGACATTAAGTTGCATGTATTtcattccaataaaaaaaaagtctgtggttGAAAGTAAAacaatttctttattttatacCGTGGTGACTCCACTATTAAATCCCACAATTTACTGTTTGAGAAATAATGATATTAGGGAAGCGCTAAGGAAAAAAACGTTTCTTCTGAACTGGCTGTGCTTCTAG